The following are encoded together in the Ranitomeya imitator isolate aRanImi1 chromosome 4, aRanImi1.pri, whole genome shotgun sequence genome:
- the KDM5A gene encoding lysine-specific demethylase 5A isoform X5 produces MAAYSEFVPPPECPVFEPSWEEFSDPLSFIGRIRPIAERTGICKIRPPKDWQPPFACDVKSFGFTPRVQRLNELEAMTRVKLDFLDQLAKFWELQGSTLRIPVVDRRLLDLYALSKVVSSEGGFDIISKEKKWSKVGSRLGYVSGKGTGSLLKTHYERILYPYELFQSGISLMGIQKPSLNVEEKVEVAEPCEDTKDSTRTEKMNVPLKRSKRIKSEELVEISKSPEVKKIHAFGAAPRVIGVGDSVKDRADEFLKKRKTSKLDAFGMQMRQRKGALSVNFVDLYICLFCGRGDCEEKLLLCDGCDDSYHTFCLIPPLPEVPKGDWRCPKCIAEECSKPREAFGFEQAVREYTLQSFGEMADNFKSDYFNMPVHMVPTELVEKEFWRLVSSIEEDVIVEYGADISSRDFGSGFPTLDGRRKLTPDEEDYAQCGWNLNNMPVLDQSVLTHINVDISGMKVPWLYVGMCFSSFCWHIEDHWSYSINYLHWGEPKTWYGVPSHAAEQLEDVMRELAPELFETQPDLLHQLVTIMNPNILMEHGVPVYRTNQCAGEFVVTFPRAYHSGFNQGYNFAEAVNFCTADWLPIGRQCVNHYRRLRRHCVFSHEELIFKMAADPECLDVGLAATVCKEMAVMIEDESRMRDNAVQMGIEQSEEEVFELVPDDERQCASCRTTCFLSALTCSCSSDRLVCLHHVEELCDCPVQSKCLRYRYSLEDFPALLYGVKLRAQSYDTWVGRVTDALTASLNHKKDIIELKVMMEDAEDRKFPENDLYRRLRDAVKEAETCASVAQLLLAKKQKHSKLSQDSGKTRTKLTMEELKAFVQQLFSLPCIITQARQVKNLLDDVEEFHERAQEAMSDEIPDSSKLQALIDMGSNLYVELPELPRLKQELLQARWLDEVRQTLADPHKVTLDVMKKLIDSGVGLAPHHAVEKAMAELQELLTVSERWEEKAKACLQARPQHSVPSLEGILAEAKNIQAYLPNVLALKEALQRAKDWTSKVEAIQSGSHYAYLEHLECLLSKGRPIPVRLDALPQLESQVAASRAWRERTGRTFLKKNSSYTLLQVLSPRSDIGVYGSGRNKRKKVKALLEEKDLDLDSLSELEELQEDARDAASVVALFKDLEHKEVDSMRSLRASNLAKMAMVDRIEEVRFCICRKAASGFMLQCELCKDWFHSTCVPLPKTSSQKKGANWQSKEVKFLCTQCMRSRRPRLETILSLLVSLQKLPVRLPEGEALQCLTERAMSWQDRARQALATQELSCALAKLSVLSQRMVEQAAREKTEKIISAELQKAAANPDLQGHLPIFQQGSFSRGMSSVASSPQPPLDYDDEETDSDEDIRETYGYDVKDTGSVKSSSSFEPNLFCDEEIPIKSEEVVSHMWTTPSFCAEHAYSSASKSCMQTSGAPRKQPRKTPLVPRSLEPPVLELSPGAKCQLEELMMLGDLLEVSLDETQHIWRILQATHPPSEERFLHVMEDDSLDEKPLKLKSRDSSEKKRKRKLERAELLFEGKQRSKELKKLDKTKKKKLKLGHDKAKELSKLAKRLAKEEERKRKKEKAAAAKVELGKEINEKKREKKVLDIPSKYDWSGAEDSDDENAICAAQNCQRPCKDKVDWVQCDGGCDEWFHQVCVGVSSEMAENEDYICTNCTRKRVPGLCPPCPPCPPTLTFTPGFPLPTIEVKQEVS; encoded by the exons ATGGCTGCGTACAGCGAGTTTGTGCCCCCTCCGGAGTGCCCGGTGTTCGAGCCGAGCTGGGAAGAATTCTCCGACCCCCTGAGCTTCATCGGACGCATCCGACCCATCGCTGAGAGGACGGGAATATGCAAAATCCGCCCCCCCAAG GACTGGCAGCCGCCCTTCGCCTGCGATGTGAAAAGCTTTGGTTTCACTCCCCGGGTGCAGCGTCTGAACGAGCTGGAG GCCATGACCCGCGTGAAGCTCGACTTCCTAGATCAGCTGGCCAAGTTctgggagctgcagggatccacgctCCGGATCCCAGTGGTGGATCGCCGGCTGTTGGATCTGTATGCACTGAGCAAG GTGGTCTCCAGTGAAGGGGGGTTCGACATAATCAGCAAGGAGAAGAAATGGTCAAAAGTGGGCAGCCGCCTGGGGTACGTGTCCGGGAAGGGCACGGGGTCTCTCCTAAAGACGCACTATGAGCGGATCCTCTACCCCTACGAGCTCTTCCAGTCGGGGATCAGCCTCATG GGCATCCAGAAACCAAGCTTGAATGTTGAGGAGAAGGTGGAGGTGGCAGAACCTTGTGAGGACACCAAAGACTCTACGAGGACCGAGAAGATGAACGTCCCCCTGAAGAGGTCAAAGCGGATCAAGTCTGAG GAGTTGGTGGAGATCAGTAAAAGTCCAGAGGTGAAGAAGATTCACGCCTTCGGAGCAGCTCCCAGGGTGATCGGAGTCGGCGACAGCGTTAAAGACAGAGCAG ATGAATTTTTGAAGAAGAGGAAGACTTCAAAGCTGGACGCTTTCGGGATGCAGATGAGGCAGCGGAAGGGGGCTCTGTCTGTCAATTTC GTGGACCTCTACATATGCCTGTTCTGCGGCCGGGGGGACTGCGAGGAGAAGTTGCTGCTGTGTGACGGCTGTGATGACAGTTACCACACTTTCTGCCTCATTCCGCCGCTCCCAGAGGTCCCGAAAGGAGACTGGCGCTGCCCGAAATGTATCGCGGAG GAGTGCAGCAAGCCTCGGGAGGCCTTCGGATTTGAGCAGGCCGTCAGGGAATATACACTGCAGAGCTTCGGAGAGATGGCCGACAACTTCAAGTCTGACTACTTCAATATGCCTGTGCAC ATGGTGCCCACCGAGCTGGTGGAGAAGGAGTTTTGGCGCCTGGTGAGCTCCATAGAGGAGGACGTGATCGTGGAGTACGGAGCCGATATTTCCTCCAGAGATTTTGGAAGCGGCTTCCCGACACTCGATGGTCGGAGGAAACTCACACCCGATGAAGAG GATTACGCCCAGTGCGGCTGGAACCTGAATAACATGCCGGTCCTGGATCAGTCGGTCCTCACCCACATCAATGTGGACATCTCCGGCATGAAGGTGCCCTGGCTCTACGTGGGCATGTGCTTCTCCTCGTTCTGCTGGCACATCGAGGACCACTGGAGTTACTCCATTAATTACCTGCACTG GGGAGAACCTAAGACATGGTACGGGGTCCCCTCTCACGCTGCCGAGCAGCTGGAGGACGTCATGAGGGAACTGGCGCCGGAACTATTCGAGACGCAGCCTGACCTTTTACACCAGTTGGTCACCATCATGAACCCCAACATCCTGATGGAGCATGGCGTGCCA GTTTACAGGACGAACCAATGTGCGGGGGAGTTTGTGGTCACCTTCCCCCGAGCGTATCACTCCGGCTTCAACCAAGGATACAACTTTGCGGAGGCTGTGAATTTCTGCACAGCGGACTGG cttCCCATTGGCCGTCAGTGTGTGAATCATTATCGCAGGCTGAGACGGCACTGCGTGTTTTCTCACGAGGAGCTCATCTTCAAGATGGCCGCAGACCCCGAGTGTTTGGATGTCGGCCTGGCAGCCACCGTGTGCAAGGAGATGGCGGTGATGATTGAGGATGAGAGCAGGATGCGGGACAACGCCGTGCAGATG GGGATCGAGCAGTCAGAAGAAGAAGTGTTCGAGCTCGTTCCAGATGATGAGCGGCAGTGCGCCTCCTGCAGGACAACTTGCTTCTTGTCCGCCCTGacctgcagctgcagctctgacCGGCTCGTCTGCCTGCATCATGTGGAGGagctgtgtgactgccctgtgcagAGCAAGTGTCTCAG GTACCGATATTCTCTTGAGGATTTCCCGGCTCTGTTGTACGGGGTGAAGCTGCGCGCTCAGTCCTACGACACATGGGTTGGCCGGGTGACGGACGCTCTGACCGCAAGCCTGAACCACAAGAAAG ACATCATCGAGTTGAAGGTTATGATGGAAGACGCTGAGGACAGGAAGTTCCCAGAGAACGATCTTTACCGAAGGCTCCGAGACGCCGTGAAAGAGGCTGAGACCTGCGCCTCCGTGGCTCAGCTGCTCCTAGCCAAAAAGCAGAAGCACAG TAAGCTGAGCCAAGACTCTGGGAAAACTCGCACCAAGCTCACCATGGAGGAGCTGAAGGCCTTCGTCCAGCAGCTGTTCAGCCTGCCGTGCATCATCACCCAGGCTCGGCAGGTGAAG AACCTGCTGGATGACGTGGAGGAATTCCACGAGCGCGCCCAGGAGGCCATGTCTGACGAGATCCCAGACTCCAGCAAGCTACAAGCTCTCATAGACATGGGATCCAACCTGTATGTAGAGCTTCCGGAGCTGCCACGACTGAAACAAGAGCTGCTGCAAGCGCGGTGGCTGGATGAGGTGCGCCAGACTCTCGCCGACCCCCATAAAGTCACTCTGGATGTGATGAAGAAGTTGATCGATTCAGGGGTGGGACTGGCCCCTCACCACGCCGTAGAGAAAGCAATGGCCGAACTTCAGGAGTTGCTCACAGTGTCCGAGAGGTGGGAAGAGAAAGCGAAAGCCTGTCTGCAGGCGAG GCCGCAGCACAGCGTGCCCAGCCTCGAGGGCATCCTAGCCGAGGCGAAGAACATCCAGGCCTATCTGCCCAACGTGCTGGCGCTGAAGGAGGCTCTGCAGAGGGCCAAGGACTGGACCTCCAAAGTGGAAGCCATTCAG AGCGGCAGTCACTACGCCTACCTGGAGCACCTGGAGTGCCTGCTGAGCAAGGGCCGGCCGATCCCTGTGCGCCTAGATGCCCTCCCGCAGCTGGAGTCCCAGGTCGCAGCATCGCGAGCCTGGAGGGAGCGCACCGGCCGGACCTTCCTGAAGAAGAACTCCAGCTACACCTTACTGCAG GTCCTCAGCCCCCGCAGTGACATCGGCGTTTACGGCAGCGGGCGGAATAAAAGGAAGAAGGTGAAGGCGCTGCTGGAGGAGAAGGACCTGGACCTGGACTCTCTGAGCGAACTGGAGGAGCTGCAGGAAGATGCTCGGGACGCGGCCTCTGTG GTCGCATTATTTAAGGATCTGGAGCACAAGGAGGTGGATTCCATGCGCTCCTTGCGGGCCAGTAATCTGGCCAAGATGGCCATGGTGGATCGTATTGAGGAGGTTCGGTTCTGCATATGCCGCAAAGCCGCCAGCGGTTTCATGCTGCAGTGCGAGCTGTGCAAGGACTGGTTCCACAGCACGTGCGTGCCCCTGCCCAAAACCAGCTCCCAGAAAAAAGGCGCCAACTGGCAGTCCAAGGAGGTGAAGTTCCTGTGCACGCAGTGTATGCGATCCCGCCGGCCGCGACTGGAGACCATCCTGTCGCTTCTGGTATCACTACAGAAACTGCCGGTGCGGCTGCCGGAGGGCGAAGCGTTGCAGTGCCTGACGGAACGCGCCATGAGTTGGCAGGACCGAGCACGGCAAGCGCTGGCCACACAAGAACTGTCTTGTGCCCTGGCCAAACTATCTGTGCTGAGCCAGCGGATGGTGGAGCAGGCGGCACGGGAGAAGACGGAGAAGATCATCAGTGCCGAGCTGCAGAAAGCTGCCGCCAATCCCGACCTGCAG GGTCACCTGCCCATATTCCAGCAAGGCTCCTTCAGTCGGGGGATGTCCAGCGTGGCGTCGTCTCCACAACCTCCTCTAGACTACGACGATGAGGAGACCGACTCCGACGAGGACATCAGGGAGACATACGGTTATGATGTAAAG GACACCGGCAGCGTGAAGTCGTCCAGCAGCTTCGAGCCCAACCTGTTCTGTGACGAGGAGATTCCCATCAAGTCGGAAGAAGTCGTCAGTCACATGTGGACCACCCCATCCTTCTGTGCGGAGCATGCGTACTCCTCTGCCTCCAAGAGCTGCATGCAGA CTTCAGGAGCTCCTCGAAAGCAACCGAGGAAGACCCCTCTGGTGCCTCGTAGCCTGGAGCCTCCTGTACTAGAGCTGTCTCCCGGTGCAAAGTGTCAGCTCGAAGAGCTGATGATGTTGGGAGATCTTCTGGAAGTTTCTCTGGATGAGACGCAGCATATCTGGCGGATACTACAGGCAACACATCCACCATCGGAGGAGCGCTTCCTGCATGTCATGGAG GATGACAGCCTGGACGAGAAGCCGCTGAAACTGAAAAGTCGTGATTCTTCTGAGAAGAAGCGCAAACGGAAGTTGGAGCGGGCAGAGCTGCTGTTCGAGGGAAAGCAACGGTCCAAGGAGCTGAAGAAACTGGACAAGACCAAAAAGAAGAAGCTGAAACTGGGACACGACAAGGCCAAGGAGCTCAGCAAGCTCGCCAAGAGGCTGGCCAAGGAGGAGGAGCGCAAGAGGAAGAAGGAGAAGGCTGCGGCCGCCAAAGTGGAGCTCGGCAAAGAGATCAACGAGAAGAAGCGAGAGAAGAAGGTGCTTGACATCCCCTCCAAGTACGACTGGTCGGGAGCAGAAGACTCTGACGACGAGAACGCCATATGTGCGGCTCAGAACTGTCAGCGCCCCTGCAAGGACAAG GTGGACTGGGTGCAGTGCGACGGTGGCTGTGACGAGTGGTTTCACCAGGTCTGTGTCGGTGTCTCTTCCGAAATGGCCGAGAACGAGGATTACATCTGCACGAACTGTACCAGAAAGCGAGTCCCCGGACTGTGCCCGCCCTGCCCTCCTTGCCCACCCACTTTGACTTTCACCCCCGGATTCCCTTTGCCCACCATTGAGGTGAAGCAGGAGGTCAGCTAG